A single region of the Ignavibacteria bacterium genome encodes:
- a CDS encoding glycosyltransferase family 4 protein, with protein MKKILLVTNFPAPYRVHLYDELGVQLGEKFFVIYTDSSVEGHEWHRPHIKHSHHFIRSHESAVEIASKFHPDVVILGGVNKHILKLFFFAKQEKIKISIFTDMWQLPFSKLSKPSQYLRKYLYRHADHFIVPGLKSKVHITESTKTSNTSVIHVLPILPDACHFPFKSDSEVVKEFDLVFSGQIIPRKLPLFFVEVAAIVNRIKKLKVLVLGNGPLREMMKQKLDVYGIQHTFAGYVKQKHLQSCYSKSRLLLFPTENDPWGVVANEALSAGVPVIISPNAGAADDLIISGKSGFVLENDVELWAQKAIEILEGKYKFEFDAPPTIKAVTEDLLSSLNSVGG; from the coding sequence ATGAAAAAAATTTTACTTGTCACTAATTTTCCGGCTCCATATCGGGTACATTTATATGATGAACTCGGAGTTCAACTTGGTGAGAAGTTTTTCGTGATCTATACTGATTCTTCAGTTGAAGGGCATGAGTGGCATCGTCCTCATATTAAACATTCACACCACTTTATCAGAAGTCACGAAAGTGCCGTTGAAATCGCATCGAAATTTCATCCGGATGTGGTGATCCTTGGCGGAGTGAATAAGCATATTTTAAAGCTTTTTTTCTTTGCTAAGCAGGAAAAAATCAAAATTTCCATTTTCACTGATATGTGGCAACTCCCTTTCTCAAAACTGAGCAAACCTTCGCAGTATCTTAGAAAATATCTATACCGGCACGCAGATCATTTTATTGTTCCGGGACTAAAATCCAAAGTTCACATTACTGAATCAACCAAAACCTCAAATACTTCAGTCATTCATGTTTTACCCATTCTCCCGGATGCTTGCCACTTCCCGTTCAAGTCGGATTCTGAAGTGGTGAAAGAATTTGATTTAGTGTTTTCGGGTCAAATTATACCTCGAAAACTTCCATTATTTTTTGTTGAGGTGGCAGCAATAGTCAATCGAATCAAAAAACTCAAGGTTTTGGTATTGGGTAATGGCCCGCTTCGAGAGATGATGAAGCAAAAACTGGATGTCTATGGGATTCAACACACTTTTGCAGGATATGTTAAACAAAAACATCTTCAATCCTGCTATTCTAAGAGCAGATTACTACTGTTCCCGACAGAAAATGACCCCTGGGGTGTTGTAGCAAACGAAGCTCTTTCAGCCGGCGTGCCTGTAATTATTTCTCCAAATGCCGGGGCAGCTGATGATTTGATTATTTCCGGCAAAAGTGGTTTTGTTCTTGAAAATGATGTGGAACTCTGGGCACAAAAGGCAATCGAAATCCTGGAAGGAAAGTATAAATTTGAGTTTGATGCACCACCAACAATAAAAGCTGTGACCGAAGATCTGTTGTCATCATTAAATAGCGTTGGTGGTTGA
- a CDS encoding glycosyltransferase family 4 protein, which produces MQKLKVLWFTNTPSLLTPEITGGEISEGSWISSLELLIREKEPDIELHIAFFGNCDKIEVVQFEIVTYYKIPRPGKVGRWIRRLILIPHTRSDVRNILEVVKKVKPGLIHVFGTESVFGMIADKVGIPVLIQIQGIVSSFIPVYFGNLSLKKVVNSAGIKDFLSAGVLFRYLNEKKRAKRELQILKKTKYILGRTGFDKSFAFQVNPGVKYYHLDDVIRLDFFVERSQKQRSVRPVLLTVIHAEYYKGLDLIFQTCEELQRHDIDFEWRIAGLSENDPIVKVIKKAAGFTNSKPKISFLGKIGANQLVDEMIGSNIYIHPSFIENSSIAVCEAMCLGFPVIAANVGGTPSIIEDGVSGVLYPPGNSEELVLAIKKIMDDPDFARVLGENARKSALVRHNSETIYRELRKIYSEVSGFNFTSSE; this is translated from the coding sequence TTGCAAAAGCTCAAAGTACTCTGGTTTACAAACACTCCATCGCTGCTGACTCCCGAAATCACGGGAGGAGAGATATCTGAGGGGAGCTGGATATCTTCTCTGGAGCTGCTGATTCGAGAAAAAGAACCGGACATCGAGTTACATATCGCTTTTTTCGGGAATTGCGATAAAATAGAAGTCGTTCAGTTCGAAATTGTCACTTATTATAAAATCCCGAGACCGGGAAAGGTGGGGAGATGGATTAGGAGACTGATTTTAATTCCGCATACCCGTTCTGATGTACGAAATATCCTGGAAGTGGTGAAAAAAGTCAAACCCGGACTGATTCATGTTTTTGGTACGGAGTCGGTTTTTGGAATGATCGCTGACAAGGTGGGAATTCCAGTTTTGATACAGATTCAAGGGATAGTAAGTTCATTTATCCCTGTTTATTTTGGCAATCTTTCGTTGAAGAAGGTCGTGAATAGTGCAGGCATAAAGGATTTTCTTTCGGCGGGGGTTCTTTTTCGTTATTTGAATGAAAAAAAACGGGCAAAGCGGGAACTTCAGATTCTCAAAAAGACGAAATATATCCTTGGCAGAACAGGTTTTGACAAGTCTTTTGCATTTCAAGTAAATCCGGGTGTTAAATATTACCATCTCGACGATGTGATTCGCCTGGATTTTTTTGTTGAACGATCACAAAAGCAAAGATCAGTCAGACCTGTTTTACTGACGGTAATTCATGCTGAATATTATAAAGGGTTGGATTTGATATTTCAAACCTGTGAGGAATTACAAAGACACGATATCGATTTCGAATGGAGAATAGCCGGGTTAAGCGAAAACGACCCAATCGTCAAGGTAATCAAAAAAGCCGCTGGATTCACAAACAGCAAACCAAAGATTTCCTTCCTTGGAAAGATTGGAGCAAACCAACTGGTTGATGAGATGATAGGCAGTAATATTTACATCCATCCTTCTTTTATCGAAAACTCTTCAATTGCCGTTTGCGAGGCGATGTGCCTTGGATTCCCTGTGATTGCTGCGAATGTTGGGGGTACACCATCGATAATTGAAGATGGAGTTTCAGGGGTTCTGTATCCTCCCGGCAATTCGGAAGAGCTTGTACTGGCAATCAAAAAAATAATGGACGACCCTGATTTTGCCCGTGTCCTGGGTGAAAACGCAAGGAAAAGTGCTTTGGTGAGACACAATTCTGAAACGATTTACCGTGAATTGAGAAAAATTTATTCGGAAGTATCGGGCTTTAACTTCACATCATCTGAATGA
- the amrB gene encoding AmmeMemoRadiSam system protein B codes for MAEIRKPAVAGMFYPATPEKLERQMTRLFSEVPPSPVKEEFIPGIIAPHAGYMYSGLTAAYAYKNIADKKYTKVIILSPSHREYFGGISIYDGDAYETPLGRISVDQNIAQKMTGTSPRIMRSKAGHRDEHGVEVHLPFLQQIYGNDFEFVPVVMGDQSHANINELSKAVLEVMDDDTLVVASSDLSHFYSKPVAHKLDSVIADRIVEYNPEALEEDLERQITHACGGGLVVALMKATKRAGVKHSLLLHRSDSGDVSGDNTSVVGYLSAAFYN; via the coding sequence ATGGCTGAAATAAGAAAACCCGCAGTTGCAGGAATGTTTTATCCTGCAACACCTGAAAAGCTTGAACGACAAATGACCCGTCTGTTTAGTGAAGTGCCGCCTTCGCCAGTGAAAGAGGAATTTATACCCGGAATCATTGCTCCGCATGCAGGGTATATGTACTCCGGTCTGACGGCTGCTTATGCCTACAAAAACATAGCGGACAAAAAATACACAAAGGTAATTATCCTCTCTCCAAGCCACCGGGAATATTTCGGCGGAATTTCAATCTATGATGGTGATGCTTACGAAACTCCTTTGGGCAGGATAAGTGTCGATCAAAATATTGCGCAAAAGATGACCGGCACTTCCCCAAGAATCATGAGAAGCAAAGCCGGGCACAGGGACGAGCACGGAGTTGAAGTGCATCTCCCCTTTTTACAGCAAATTTACGGTAACGATTTTGAGTTTGTTCCTGTCGTCATGGGTGATCAGTCACATGCAAATATCAATGAACTCTCCAAAGCCGTCCTTGAGGTGATGGATGATGACACCCTCGTGGTTGCCTCGAGCGACCTTTCACATTTTTATTCCAAACCCGTTGCGCATAAACTTGACTCTGTGATCGCTGACCGTATTGTTGAGTACAACCCTGAAGCTTTGGAAGAAGATCTCGAGAGACAGATAACACATGCCTGTGGTGGCGGTCTCGTAGTCGCACTCATGAAAGCTACAAAAAGAGCCGGAGTAAAACATTCGCTTCTGCTCCACCGTTCCGATTCAGGTGATGTTTCAGGCGACAACACTTCCGTTGTCGGGTACCTCTCGGCAGCATTTTATAATTGA
- a CDS encoding DUF4905 domain-containing protein: protein MLSEPDHLLVEERDADKREAFYHVFELSTGRTLLNKFCTPEKFWSGVEVFKGKRILFHSYRSQGLPFHKGIFCYDIEKQSYLWQEPDLAFLLNNERGVFAFRQKFESQEYFLLDKDTGQIIDELGEDSAPINQMITEAAEKESFDQFIYPENFNLSKYNDGGYIEKLMPEGTIVEVSEIFAKDSLIFLNTHRGSREKGFLNELLVVDSEKKKVIKKEVLNSRTENLIAESCFIYKNLLFLIINKKSIEIREIKT, encoded by the coding sequence ATGCTTTCCGAACCTGACCACCTGCTCGTTGAGGAGCGTGATGCCGACAAAAGGGAAGCTTTCTACCATGTCTTTGAGCTTTCCACGGGAAGGACTTTGCTTAACAAGTTCTGCACTCCTGAAAAATTCTGGAGTGGTGTTGAAGTATTTAAAGGTAAAAGGATACTTTTTCACAGTTACAGATCACAAGGACTCCCCTTTCACAAAGGGATTTTCTGCTACGATATCGAAAAACAATCTTATTTGTGGCAGGAACCTGATCTCGCTTTTTTACTGAATAACGAACGGGGCGTTTTTGCATTCAGACAGAAGTTTGAATCGCAGGAGTATTTCCTGTTGGACAAGGACACCGGGCAAATAATTGATGAACTTGGCGAAGACAGTGCCCCGATTAATCAGATGATAACTGAAGCCGCTGAAAAAGAATCTTTTGATCAGTTTATTTACCCTGAAAACTTCAACCTCTCCAAATATAACGACGGCGGATATATTGAGAAACTGATGCCAGAAGGAACCATTGTAGAAGTTTCGGAAATATTTGCGAAGGACTCTCTCATCTTTCTGAATACCCACCGGGGCAGCCGGGAGAAGGGTTTCCTGAATGAGTTGCTGGTAGTCGACAGTGAAAAAAAGAAAGTGATCAAAAAAGAGGTTCTCAACAGCAGAACGGAGAATCTCATAGCCGAAAGTTGCTTTATTTACAAGAATCTTCTCTTTTTGATTATCAACAAAAAGAGTATTGAGATTCGGGAGATAAAAACATGA
- a CDS encoding glycosyltransferase has protein sequence MSGKVKVKYIFPVSFPEGGGGTAMTLQNAKAIQAAGFDVEVLIPRSTERKGDTRNQNREGVYQGITFRYLVKSVVRPATLTGRYLNFIAGLANLFVYLKAENEDSRLGPVIIKGPLDGITLFLYVLVVKLIGLKCIYNFDDFPDYILFPGKYAKLEKFISEKISFKLLDGFIVISTALRDFVRSAALDSKPVYLLPMTVDPMRFDSIDNSISTPENYILYTGFDFNPGGQFSSKDGLLGLITAFSKIAGKFPGLMLVIIGENNPIYHDHVKRLGVEGRVEFLGLRSRNEVSNYQKNARLLVLPRPWSKQAEGGFSSKLGEYLLTGNPVLLTSVGDATLYLEDMKDACFAIPGDDEDFRVKMEFLLQNESVATEIGSNGRKAALEKFNHIIEGKKLAPFLMSFR, from the coding sequence TTGTCGGGTAAAGTGAAGGTAAAGTACATCTTCCCTGTCTCATTTCCCGAGGGTGGTGGTGGGACGGCAATGACTCTTCAGAATGCAAAGGCAATCCAAGCCGCAGGTTTCGATGTTGAAGTTTTAATTCCCCGTTCGACTGAGAGGAAAGGCGATACCCGTAATCAGAATAGAGAAGGTGTCTATCAGGGAATTACATTCAGGTATCTGGTTAAATCTGTGGTGCGACCTGCCACCCTCACCGGGAGATATCTAAACTTCATAGCCGGACTAGCAAATCTGTTTGTTTATCTCAAAGCAGAAAACGAGGATTCACGATTGGGTCCTGTCATTATTAAAGGACCCCTTGATGGGATCACACTTTTTTTATATGTTTTGGTTGTAAAACTTATAGGTTTGAAATGCATTTATAATTTCGATGACTTCCCTGATTACATTCTCTTTCCGGGTAAGTACGCAAAGCTTGAAAAGTTCATATCAGAAAAAATCTCCTTCAAACTTCTTGACGGATTCATCGTAATCTCGACGGCACTAAGAGATTTTGTAAGAAGTGCCGCTTTAGATTCAAAGCCGGTTTACTTGCTCCCAATGACGGTTGACCCGATGAGATTTGATTCCATCGACAACTCCATCTCTACTCCAGAAAATTACATTTTATATACCGGATTCGATTTTAATCCGGGAGGCCAATTTTCTTCAAAAGACGGACTCCTAGGTCTAATCACCGCATTCTCAAAGATCGCAGGCAAGTTCCCCGGATTGATGCTGGTAATAATAGGGGAGAACAACCCAATTTATCACGATCATGTGAAACGACTTGGGGTTGAAGGAAGAGTGGAGTTTCTTGGTTTGAGAAGCAGGAATGAAGTGTCTAACTACCAAAAAAATGCCAGGCTGCTGGTGCTTCCGCGTCCTTGGAGTAAACAGGCAGAGGGAGGCTTTTCCTCAAAACTTGGTGAATACCTTCTCACCGGGAATCCGGTTTTGCTTACTTCAGTTGGTGATGCAACTCTATATCTGGAAGACATGAAGGATGCGTGTTTCGCCATCCCGGGTGATGATGAAGATTTTCGCGTTAAAATGGAGTTCTTACTTCAGAACGAATCTGTTGCAACAGAAATTGGCTCAAATGGAAGGAAAGCCGCACTCGAGAAGTTTAATCACATAATTGAGGGAAAGAAACTCGCACCGTTTCTGATGTCATTCAGATGA
- a CDS encoding DUF2520 domain-containing protein, which produces MEFDVAFVGTGRAAWSLADALVDVGHSVRFASNRSEEPLQKFAEEFMVDRVSTDIKEIAKYASKFQLCVISVPDSAIKEVADTLATLPLDFKKCLFIHLSGSKTSEELSSLKKKGAMTGSFHIPQSFPSRSRVSLWDLPVCIEASTDNAEKFMKQIAKKLELKPFFIKAELKVYYHLAAVFASNFFPAIIADSITMFELAGGNKKDYFKIFSPIIETTIENILAKGPENAVSGVIPRKDYDTLQKHLDALDSDERTRQQLLTYIRLSEVTAKMLGINIEITISKNEETGK; this is translated from the coding sequence TTGGAGTTTGATGTCGCTTTTGTAGGAACGGGAAGAGCAGCGTGGTCTTTGGCTGATGCTTTGGTTGATGTCGGGCATTCTGTTCGTTTTGCCTCCAACAGATCGGAAGAACCACTTCAGAAATTTGCTGAAGAGTTCATGGTGGATAGAGTCTCCACAGATATAAAGGAAATTGCAAAATACGCCTCGAAATTTCAGTTGTGTGTAATTTCTGTTCCAGATTCTGCCATCAAAGAAGTGGCTGATACACTCGCTACACTTCCCCTGGACTTCAAGAAGTGTCTCTTCATACACCTTTCGGGCTCGAAAACCTCCGAAGAACTTTCTTCCCTGAAGAAGAAGGGGGCAATGACGGGTTCGTTTCACATACCGCAAAGTTTTCCTTCAAGAAGCCGGGTCTCTCTGTGGGATTTGCCTGTTTGCATAGAAGCATCCACGGATAATGCTGAAAAATTCATGAAGCAGATTGCGAAAAAACTTGAACTGAAGCCCTTCTTCATAAAAGCTGAATTGAAAGTTTATTATCACCTGGCTGCTGTTTTTGCATCAAATTTCTTCCCGGCAATTATCGCAGACTCCATAACCATGTTCGAACTGGCAGGGGGCAATAAAAAAGACTATTTTAAGATATTTAGTCCGATTATTGAAACCACAATAGAAAACATTCTTGCAAAAGGACCGGAAAATGCCGTCTCGGGGGTAATTCCCCGGAAAGATTATGATACACTTCAAAAGCATCTCGATGCCCTCGACAGTGACGAACGGACTCGTCAGCAACTTTTAACATATATACGCCTCTCCGAAGTAACAGCGAAAATGCTCGGGATCAATATTGAAATTACGATCTCAAAAAACGAGGAAACCGGGAAGTGA
- the amrA gene encoding AmmeMemoRadiSam system protein A: protein MTLEEKKLLLRGARNAIEHSLGLTKETIQLPANGVFDTMSGCFVTLHKHGDLRGCIGFIKGVEPLHKTIKEAALLAAREDPRFPPVTAHEWRHIAIEISVLSPPFDMPDYDSIVLGTHGVIIREGYRSALFLPQVPIEHNMDKDEFLTELCKKAGLPPRLWTQKQLKMQAFTAEVFSEEEIYG from the coding sequence ATGACACTTGAAGAAAAAAAACTGCTGCTAAGGGGAGCAAGAAATGCCATTGAACACTCGCTCGGTCTCACTAAAGAAACAATTCAACTGCCGGCAAACGGGGTGTTCGACACGATGAGCGGATGTTTTGTCACATTGCACAAGCACGGTGACTTGCGAGGTTGCATCGGCTTCATCAAAGGCGTGGAACCTTTGCATAAAACGATAAAGGAAGCTGCGCTTTTGGCTGCAAGGGAAGATCCAAGATTCCCTCCCGTTACCGCACATGAATGGAGGCACATCGCGATAGAGATATCGGTGCTTTCACCTCCGTTTGACATGCCCGATTATGACAGCATTGTTCTCGGTACCCACGGTGTGATTATTCGTGAAGGATACAGAAGCGCCCTTTTCCTGCCACAGGTACCAATCGAGCATAACATGGATAAGGATGAGTTTCTAACCGAACTTTGTAAAAAAGCAGGACTTCCACCACGGCTCTGGACGCAAAAACAACTGAAAATGCAGGCTTTTACAGCGGAAGTCTTCTCAGAGGAGGAAATTTATGGCTGA